The DNA sequence GCGCTACTTGCCAAAAATGGCGACAGGCGAATGGATCGGCGCCTTTGCCTTAACCGAGCCGAGCGCCGGCTCGAACGCCGCCGCAATCGGCCGTGTGCCAAGGCCAAGCATCATCGCCCAGCCGCCGGCAAGCTCCACCATCGTCACGATGTAGGCGAGCCAGCCGGGAAGCCCCATCGCCGCAAACGAATCGGCCGCCGCCTCAAGCCCCCGCTGCCATTTCACC is a window from the Geobacillus stearothermophilus ATCC 12980 genome containing:
- a CDS encoding DoxX family protein; this translates as MHSQEFGAFLLRIVTGFIFFAHGWVKWQRGLEAAADSFAAMGLPGWLAYIVTMVELAGGWAMMLGLGTRPIAAAFEPALGSVKAKAPIHSPVAIFGK